The sequence TGGTATATTCTCATTTGGGTTACTCTGGATCCCAAAAAACTTTACAAGGAGGTGGGGTTTTGCTGTGTCATCAGCATATGCTTAAGCTTTGCATACTGCAGAGAAGTGGAATTTTTGCCTTGGCTAACAAACCAAGTAAACTGTGATCATATTTAGCAAGTGATCTTCAAGTGGGATATTAAATTTTTACATAATCCTAAATACTTATTCAGGTTCCAACTACCATCTCCACTTCACCAAATGTTACACATTTATTTCTGCAAAATAGAAAAGCATATATTAGGAACAAACAAATTCAGCATAGACAGCACAACCAGATTGCTACAGATTGGCAGTTTTTTGGCAGGGGATACACAAATGCAAGGCAGTATGAATATACTGAGGCAAGTAAGCGATTGAGTACCATGATATTCTATCCCACTAGCCTAAGCGATTGAGTGATATACTGAGGCAAGTAAGGTTTGGAAACCGGAGCGGAATGTCCCTAGCCCACTACACCAGTACAACATGGTACTCTAGCTAAAGTCTGCAATGATGACCATGTGCTTCATCCTTCATGCGTTAAGTCGTTATGCCATAGCCCATAATATTGTTTGTTAACATCTACGTTGAGACATCCACAGATAGAAATAGTACAAAATTGGAAATGCTAACAACCAAAAGATGCCTTGGATGATGCTATAGTTTATTAAATTGAAATTAACATGTGGCATCTTGTTTTACATCCCTTTCCCTCATAAATAAACACAGGCACGTCATTAGTCATAGGAACTTTCTATACTTGAACCAATAGTCAGTGGAGAAAATACAGTACCAACCAAGAAGCATACAAATGGGAACTAGGTATAGTGAAAGGCACACCCTTAACGGCTTAACAGTAATGGGATCCATGTTCGATAAGAGAGGCCTCACAGCCCTGATTTTGTTGCATCCACGCTTGAAAAAATTCTCAAACTTCAGACTTAGGTATTAGAATTCCAGAAATTTAGAAAATATTGCGTAAGCTAGCAACTCTAGTCTCTAAGTAACCTTTTTTTCATTAAGTTACAAAAGTTGGTAACCATTTCATATCTGATAATCACACTTATGACCAGCATAATCCTCACAGCGAAGCAAACATAGATATTTGattatataaataatttaaaagaaggAAAATCTATCTCCATGCAGCATCAAGATCAGGGATAGGATCAATTTGTTCATACCTAATACTTGTTCGACGATTGTTCAAGTTCAGGCCTGTGGACTGACATGCGAGCAATCTCAGATACTGCCGTCTCACTAGCCTGCGTATCATCACCAGCAAGCTCCTCATATGCAGCCTCGAATGCTTCTTGCCAGAACCGTGGAAGCCGTACCCGATCAACACCGGTGCGTGTGTACACATCCCACATCCGGCGCACTAGCTTCTCTCTGTCCTCCATCTCCTACTCATCATTTAAAAATTAGGCAAAACTTCAGTACAAGATTTCATTCACAACTAAAAAATGCATATAGTTTTGCTCGTCTATGTTTTAGCTTAGGATTCTGCTGGTCATATTGACTAGACAATTATGCAGATGAAGCTTGGGAAATTAAACCGTTAACGCAAATAGCATATGTTCCAGACACCAAAATCAAGAAATAAAGGTGACTGCTTTCTCGTCCATGTAATGGAACAACTTAAAATACCAtcagaccaaaaaaaaaaatcatcatgttTCCAGCAGAGCGTGTACCCTTCCTTAGCATTTTTTTGATAATGAGCATTTTCTTAGCACAGAACTAAACCTTTCAGAagagaaaatatgcaatgtatGTCCAAATGAAACTCTATAAACAGAGAAAATTACTAGATTGCAGAATGCTTAGTCTACTATGTGAATTTCTAATAAAATAAGCTGTTTGTGACTTTGCTGAAACAAGTACCCATTTCATCCCACTATGAAATCTGAAATCAACCAATAATGCATCTCCTTTTTCGCAATGTCAGACCGTTGGGACTTGGGAAAAATGCATGTACACATCGGACAGTTGAGGAACAATGGAAGAGATTAGGCACCGACCACCGAGTGGCGGCAAGATCtggaaggaaggaagggaaTGATGGGGTAGGGGAGACATACGAGGGGGTCGAGGTCGTCGATAAGCGGGTCGGGGAGGTCCccgaacgcggcggcgaggtcgccggaGGACCAGCGGATGGTGACGGAGGCGGCGAACATGGACCAGAGCGCGAGGAgcgcgatggcggcgagcgccCACGCCTTGTACCGCCCCTTCCCgagcagcgccgcctccgccccgccggcggcggccgagatGGGGATGGAGAtcttggtcgccggcggcggcgtggaggagtggtggtggtggtggtggtcggcgggAGCCTTCATGGCCGGTCTCGTCTCGAGGATGGCGGTGGCAGTGGGAGCTCAGCAGCTGGGACTGGGCGATGTGGGCAagtagggtctgtttggtacagacccaactcctaaatattgcTACAGGAGTTGAGTCCGGAGTAGAGTtatggagctgcctaaacccagctccacaactctagtaagagagctccacccaattccactcccagttttggtgagctgaaactgtttggctgagctccagctctaagagaagtggagctggagctgtgccaaacaggcccttactcTACCTTTTGATGAGATGATTTGAGCAAcgtgtttatttttctttgatagttgtagtgtactccctccgtccaataaaaaattaaaccagtattaaatgtgatatattctaatacaataaatttagacatacatatgtctatatttctaggatgtgtcacatatctagtactagattctttttttttacggagagagtatatggaTAAGAGGACcaagattttaatttttgatgtTGCCATCTATTTTTGTTAATGATAGCTATGATTATTCActcaaggaaaagaaagagaagtgCTAGGAGAGAATGTGTTAAATATGGCCTAATGGTTAAAAGAGATAGGATGAGAATTGAGTATCTAGACACAAAAATTTGGAGAAACAATATCACTTGTATCAACATGCTTAGACTTACGTTATTACCACCTTTTAGAAAAGACTCTTTGTTTTGGTTATGTAAGTTCTTTAGAAATCGTGGTTTGCTTAACGATACCATCCAcatatctattaaaaaacaagtAGCTATGTTTCTAAATACAGTAGGTCTGCCTTAGAAATAGATTAGTTATCACTAAGTTTGATAGGTCTGGAGAAACAGTTAGATGTTATTTCAACAAAGTGTTTCTTGCTGTTGGTGAGCTACGAGATGAACTAATTAGGCCTCCTTCATTGGACACCCCAACTAAATTTGCCGGGAATCCTAGGTGGAATCCTTACTTCAAGGTGTGAGATTCATCTATGTCtcattttcaattttatatttaaatacaCTAGTATGAATGGTGAACAGTTAACAGTGATGGATAGTATATCATCACTAGCTGTTGGCACCAAGACCCTTTACTAGAAGTTTTTAGcaactgctccctccgtcctaaaatataaagatttttaTGGTTGGACACTggtattaaaaaattatgtggaattaaataagataagattatgattggttgagaagtaaAGGTAGATGAGAAGATTGAAttgtggagggttgtgattggtttagaagagaatgttgatgaaaaatttgttgtattttgggacaaaccttAAGCGCTAAAagctgttatattttaagacggaaggagtacaatTCCTTTTAACATATGTAGCTCTATAGATTCtcagtaaaaaatatatgtatagttATATAATCCacgaaataaacaaaataaacaagaagtcaaaaactgaaaaatccAGCCTTTGTAAATTCTTATAAGCCAAGCAATTGTTAATAAGAATTTTAAGCTACCGAGAGCTTTAAGCCTTTTAACTCGAAGTTGCCAAACAACTGTAAATCTTGGCTAAACCGCTAACGCATGTGAAAGTAGGCCTGGTGATGGTGGGCCTTGGGCTTAGCATGATCTGTATTAAACTAATTAAAACTGCTAAATcgcaaaaaaaatagaagttgctctaaaatatcaaataaatctatttttcgattttgtaataattaaaacgcaactaatcatacgttaataccatattattttaaaacacttaatttttatcttttatttacatgagtttcaaacaccacctaactaTATACTTAAATAAACATCTCAAACAAATTTGGTTTAATTAGGAGTTAGGTGGGCCGTGAGAGCCTGCAACGAGATGGGCTCTGTGCAAAAGCTGAGTTAGGTGGCCCGATCCCCTTTCTTCCCCGCAATCAATTGCTCACCGGCggagaggccgccgccgccgccgcgttcttcctcctcctgagcCCTAAAAGggaatccagctcgaggtcgaACCAACCAAAAGCTTGGCGGCGTCGCGGCCAACCTGCTCCACATACACCGCCCGTTTCGCCAGtgtcttttctctttttactggcgcgcgcgcgggcgcgggcgcgggagaGGCGAgggagtggcggtggcgcgcTGCAGGGGGGGCTGCTTGGCTGCGGAGTGCGGACGACGGCTATAAAGAGGGCGGAAAGAGAGCGCCCGATCCCGCTACTCATCAGCTGCCGTCtcctgtgtgtgtgtgcgcgcgcgcgctccggtTGCTCCTCCTTGGGTTCTTGATTTGCTACACGCGTTTGCTTGCTCACCACGTGTTTGATGGAATACctgtgaggtgaggtgaggtgaggtgaggtgctGTGGCTGTGGTTTGGTTGATGCTAATCCAGCTGTTATTTGTGCTGGATTGATTGCTTATTTGTGCTTGTTATTAATAGTCGTTGTTAGAAAGCTTCTGGCTAAAAAGTCGTCATTTTTTTGCGAAAGCTTCTTTAGCCTACAATGGCATAGGGATTTCGATAGCTAAAAGGTGTGCTTATCTTGTTAATGAAAGAGAAGTGCAGATGCTTTATTTGTTGTCTTGTTGTTCCAAACTCTAGAAAAGTATGCTCTTTTTGCCTTTATCccactagtagtagtatatcaTCATAAAACTTAAGGGTCCCTTTGAAACgcggaataggaaaaacacaggaataggaaaaacgtaggaattgaaGTAGCATGTTTTCCTAATCCTACAGGAATGGAAAACACAGGAAATATGAAGAGGGTCCCTTTGATAGCACCATAGAAAACAAACAAAGCAAAGGAtagtttccaagaggttgaacctcttgcttattttcctatgaaattgagctataggaatgcaatcctaaggaaaatttcctatactttcctatgaatcaaagggttTCATAGGAAAAAAATCCTTAGGAAAttaaatcctctaaaattcctatgacaATCCTCCAATTCACAGGGGCCCTAAGTAGATGGGAGAATGGAGATATTCCCGATATACACACGTGGATTGGAGCCCAACCGTGCATAGCTAGCCATCATCTTTGTCTCACTTTGTTAGGAAATTTAAGTGAAATCAATTAAAATCTAGGTAAATCCAAAGGTTACGCCTTTCAGTTTAACTATCAAATACTCCTTGATAAAACTTTACTAAATATAAAGAGTTTGATGTTGTTTCCAGAGAACTTATATCAAATATCAATAATTTTTGGTATCCATTCTTCTGAAATTAGTATTTCCCTTCCGGAAAACATACTTAAAATAGTAGAtatttcctctgtttcacaatgtaagtcattctagcatttcccacattcatattgatgttaatgaatctagatagatatatatgtctaaattcattaacatcaatataaacatgggaaatgctagaatgacttacattgtgaaacggatggagtagcaaTCTATAGCTTCTTTGTGTATCCTGTTCCAATGGCAAACGCTTGCTCCTTTTTCTTGATCAGAGCAAGCAAGTCTGAAAATTTTATGTCTTTTCCAGTTTGCAGGCCTGATACTGCCTGTTGGTCCCTCCCCTTCAAAATGCTTGGTTCACATATCTCTTACTCACCTTCAGTGGTAAGTTTTAGATTTATATCAGTGATATATAGATTAATCTCTTATGCTGAACAAGTACCCAGGTGGAAACATTATTAGTCATGTAAAGATAATCAAAGAGctgtgactttttttttgtgcttaTTGCTGACATTCGCTGATATTCGTATACttctgttttgcttttttcatTTAGAATCCAAAGACGGAGAACCCTGATGAGTTAATTGCGACTGGTGTCCTTGCGAGTCTGCAAAACTTTATCCGCAAATGCATCGTAGCTGTCCTCTCATATGGCCCAATGCCTAAACATATTGCATTTATTATGGACGGTAACCATAGATATGCTAAATTCAGGAGTATCCAGGAAGGCTCTGGTCACAGGATGGGCTTCTCTGCTCTCATTGCCAGCCTACTCTACTGCTATGAAATGGGCATGAAGTATATCACAGTGTATGCATTTAGCATCGATAATTTTAAGCGAGATCCGACTGAGGTGAAATCCTTGATGGAGTTAATGGAGGAAAAGATCAATGAACTGCTAGAAAACAGAAATGTCATCAACAAGGTTAACTGTAAGATCAACTTCTGGGGGAAGTTGGACATGTTGAGCGAACCGGTGAGGGTAGCAGCTGAGAAACTGATGGCTAGCACTGCTGAAAACAAGGGACTGGTCTTCTCTGTTTGCATGCCATACAACTCCACTTCTGAGATTGTCAATGCAGTCAATAAGGTCTGTGCAGAAAGGAGGGATATACTGCAGAGGGAGGATGTTGACAGTGTTGCGAATAATGGTGTGCATTCAGATATTTCAGTGGCAGATCTGGACCACCATATGTACAGCGCTGGTTGCCCCGATCCTGATATTGTGATCCGGACCTCAGGCGAGACTCGCCTGAGCAATTTCCTTCTGTGGCAGACGATGTTCAGTCATTTGCAGAATCCAGACCCTCTTTGGCCGGAGTTCTCTTTCAAGCACCTTGTCTGGGCCATACTACAGTACCAAAGAGTTCACCCTTATATTGAGCAAAGCAGAAATCTGGCTAAGAAGCAGCTGTAATCACATCCTCCCTGGGAGGAGATAGAAACCATCATACAAGATATCTGTAGTTACACAATAATCTGTATTCTCCTTTGATATCTCCTAGAATGtgaaatatacaaaaaaaagATAGCTATTCCATTGTAGGCAGGCCAAACATGTGTATGCTTGAGTTGGTCCAAATGTGTGAAATGTAATAACATTTGGTCTAAGCAAAGTGCCTTACTTTCCCTGAAGCAATTTTGTTCGCTGTGCAGATGTGCTACTATATCCTTCTTGTTACAGTATGCATGCAAACAAACTGAGAACATTATAAAGCTTAAAGCATCCGTAAATTACCAAGTGCTTCTTCACACCTTTGATTTATGCTTTACTCAATCAAACAAATTGGCACAAAAACTGTTCACATTTTATCCGGGAAACTTTTGTGCTTCTCTGAATCAAAAGAATTTTTGCTCCATTGATTCGGAAGATTTTGAACTAGCATATTTCATTCTAAAAACTCCTTATGGAATTGCTGACTTTGCTGTGTTAAGGATTAATATAATTCTTTAAAGCAATtttcttacatatatatatttttttagaaaaaatcatGCTTAGCAGTTCGAAAAGCGTGTGAGCGGAAAACGAAGGAGTAGAAGTTAGAAACATGCACTCTCTTCATAAAAAAACCCTGGCTGTGTATACAGACATGCGTATCCTAACTATGtatctggacatatgtatgtatgtccATATACAcagccatgtttttttttggacgaagggtagtacttcctccgtttcacaatgtgtTATTCTaccatttctcacattcatattgatgttaatgaatctatatagatatatatatgtctaaattcattaatatcaatatgaatgtgggaaatgatagaatgacttacattgtgaaacggagggagtagtatagaaTATGCCCTTGTTGTCTATACAATATCTTTTTGAACTATTTTCATACTAAAAGAAACCCATTTGGAATCAATGTGTTCAAAGGGTGGCAATTCCAAATGGATTTTAAAACCATGGATATACATCTTTTGCAACTTTTGTCCCCATTGATCGGCATAAGGCATAAGCCAATAATACACCATATAACATATTAGCGATAATAATAATTTGTTGATAAAACtgttatatatgtgttcttatcaAGTTAAAAGGTCATGGTGAagaataaactttgatgaaaattttaaaatcaagttttaaaattcaaattttagccatGGTTGATTTCATTTGGGCAAACGATGGAGGCCTCTTTGCTTGTTAAGCTTCAACAtgtgtaagttcaagtgccttaatttggtttcggtgattaatgacaaatctaattatatgagactaacatttttatgagcctttctttgactagtctcatttggatatggaagtaaaaatgatgagaggtatgtattaaacttcacatattctaacttggtctctcttgtggatccaaaatatagtgtgagcttcctatttgatctttatcgattatgtgcatatgcgttccttcatatccatatgtatgcacatctggagggggagcttattctatattttgtttattataagatttctatcttgatttgaaatcatttttcatctcatctctctatattgtttatatcgggttattatccatcaccaaagagagaaaagattgaaagatcttggattaaacaatttgtgtaattgttactttggtgatagatgataaaccaatgtttatgggattaacctctcttttgcataagttgtctactaggttatttcccgacaatgagatgtggaagacatgcattcttttgtgatggaccttaatcatgacaaggatgaaatgcatggagataaaacgatatgtaccacttcttatctcctactttttgataggttcatatatatgatttccatgttattgatatataagtgtgagactaatgtttactcgaatgttatcttatttagtctcatttacattgagaacatggagatcatgaaggtatatgttttatgttggtctacatcattactacatatgtcttctctatatgtataggataaacccccattggtcattctctaattatgcatacacttgcatctcttgtatatttatttgtatgcatatatttagggggagcaaatcctatacatttattgtgcatgttctagatccatgttgttcacctattatttatatcggatctttgcacttgagcttgcatacgagtatatgacacttgtgatgttaatgaatactcaacaaacatatccatatctttcatatgcaaccggttggtcatcaagtgaaggatgacaaccgatttgttgagactaatgttctcctttgaggtgtgaaaaggaataagtcccactacgatgaggctaatgaatgacaccatgggttagtggtcaccaagccaaggacatcgtcatgttggcaagaatgaagtcaaacttgtgatgagaataaagtcttgacaaaggatggacaagacctcagcataaacatggttcaactggatggtcacaagtgttgatctcggctcaagcttgaccccaagatggatggcgcaaggcaaaggtataatgtagctaagaatgttttcttagtctttccccggtcttggtgtttggtgtagaccggatttgctagaaggcgccgtactatcaagaggggtctatgaagcgagcttgtggatgatcttgtgccatattagttcatatacatgtaggtgcattttgtgggcttgtctaaccaagtgtgatgagttttctcaagtcctaaaccaagagagaagtgggcatgtccaataggagtgagtgacatcttgtgggtatgtccggtggatatcctttggagtgtgagccctttattCTTGACTTAAGTtatgtttcttggatggatttttcatgggttggatggccctttgaataagctttccatagagtccaagaacgccaaattccgagatccgagtcaagagatatcgccgttttactaacggtcggttgagctgaaaagtgacctgcggtctgaccgtgggctttaggccggtctgaccgggtctgttagccggtctgaccggcgtggtaaggccAGTCTGACCAGCCCCactggtctgttgcactggtctggtttttggtggcgatacagagccgccagagccgcaaccggtcagaccgagccgacggcggtctgaccgagccgtggacggtctgaccggacactacactgcggtcagaccggccaggttgagtgggctcaatgattgccctgtagTTACAAAGTAgtacggtctgaccggcctcacaacggcggtctgaccggcaaagcacaaagttggggatttcggttccaacggctagttttggtggttgggggtatatatacccactccccagcagcaagggtaaggttttggcacttcattgcattatcttgaacccttgcaagagctctcacacccttgtgcacttagtttatctagtgaggtgttagagagtgagttaagccaatccaagtgcattgtttcattgttttagctagtgtggcacttgatcatcctcggcaagcatcctagacttgttactcttggaggttgtcgcctcctagatggcttgtgtaggtgttgcccggtgacctctccgaggagattgtggaggaggcccggcgccgtttgtgagtggtttggagttcaccaccttcggagtgaaggaagaactaccccgagtgaccaaggcttgggtagtcctctccgtgggccggctcccgccttgcccaccccttgacgaagggggcgtgcggtggcttcgtggttgagcggtggagttgggctcgcctcaacggggattaggaaaccggcgagtttccgaacctcggtgaaaaattccttgtctcttgtctcatttatttgttgcatttacatttgtgctatttacattcatagagacatatttgagcccatatcacctagttttgcaaaacttaacttagttgcttagttaaccttgcaccttaccttgcctagcaacttaggttagttttgtttaagtgccattaagttttaaaaccgcctattcacccccctctagtcggcctccttgatcctacaacATGGAGTCAAATACTCcattcgtttcacaatgtaagactttctagcattactcacatacatatagatgttaatgaaactaaacacatacatacgtctagattcattaacatctaaatgaatgtgggcaatgctagaaagtcttacattgtgaaagaGAGGAAATATGAGATAATATTTTGCATTTATATTGTTGTTGTTTATTAAAATTTCATTTGTATTGGACGTTGTGGGTCAAATAGCCAGTGCCTGTTGAAAAGCTCTCATCTAGTCTCATCGTTTCACCTACAACTAATTATAAGTTGTGATGCTTATCAGCGactcaaaaaataatttatgagtaaaatttttatatatagttgaaaaataaactagataaaacATTAAAATCAAATCTCATTAagatctaaaaattaaatttgggCTATGACTGATAAGTTTAAATgtcaatgctgaaaaaaaatacaatgagAAAACACTAAAATCAactcaaattaaaatttaaaatttaatttttggttgTAGCAGATAAGTTGAAGTGGAGCTGATCGTCTGCTTGTCTTATCAGTTGTAGCAAAAATTTGAATCTAAAAACTTAATttcaaagttgattttaaggttttctttgttgtagtttatttttcagcattagcttttaaattgataagaacacacatataaagttttgaatataatttttttgggtTGCTTGGTTTATTTTCTACTGTTTATTAGTGGTAGATCAACAATCAGAGCAACAAGAAACTCAAATGCAAAAGCACGGTTTGCAATACTATTTTCCTTCGATGACAATATCAGAAATTCTGAATTTGGGATGAATTCACCACCTAACATAAAATTAGGCTCTAtatttttcctcatcttcccctcCAATTCGGCTGCACAACTTGTTTCCATGACAAATTAGAATCAAATCCAGCACATATAggcctttttctcttttcctgaTGAAACAAATAGAATAACTTAGGGTCTATTCTGAAAAATGGTGGCGATCCAAATCAGGGGGGTTTGTGCTAAATAacgacatgaaaaaaaaaggcaaattggGTGACCACTGT is a genomic window of Oryza glaberrima chromosome 7, OglaRS2, whole genome shotgun sequence containing:
- the LOC127779122 gene encoding uncharacterized protein LOC127779122, with product MKAPADHHHHHHSSTPPPATKISIPISAAAGGAEAALLGKGRYKAWALAAIALLALWSMFAASVTIRWSSGDLAAAFGDLPDPLIDDLDPLEMEDREKLVRRMWDVYTRTGVDRVRLPRFWQEAFEAAYEELAGDDTQASETAVSEIARMSVHRPELEQSSNKY
- the LOC127780875 gene encoding dehydrodolichyl diphosphate synthase CPT3-like isoform X1, which codes for MANACSFFLIRASKSENFMSFPVCRPDTACWSLPFKMLGSHISYSPSVNPKTENPDELIATGVLASLQNFIRKCIVAVLSYGPMPKHIAFIMDGNHRYAKFRSIQEGSGHRMGFSALIASLLYCYEMGMKYITVYAFSIDNFKRDPTEVKSLMELMEEKINELLENRNVINKVNCKINFWGKLDMLSEPVRVAAEKLMASTAENKGLVFSVCMPYNSTSEIVNAVNKVCAERRDILQREDVDSVANNGVHSDISVADLDHHMYSAGCPDPDIVIRTSGETRLSNFLLWQTMFSHLQNPDPLWPEFSFKHLVWAILQYQRVHPYIEQSRNLAKKQL
- the LOC127780875 gene encoding dehydrodolichyl diphosphate synthase CPT3-like isoform X2; protein product: MLGSHISYSPSVNPKTENPDELIATGVLASLQNFIRKCIVAVLSYGPMPKHIAFIMDGNHRYAKFRSIQEGSGHRMGFSALIASLLYCYEMGMKYITVYAFSIDNFKRDPTEVKSLMELMEEKINELLENRNVINKVNCKINFWGKLDMLSEPVRVAAEKLMASTAENKGLVFSVCMPYNSTSEIVNAVNKVCAERRDILQREDVDSVANNGVHSDISVADLDHHMYSAGCPDPDIVIRTSGETRLSNFLLWQTMFSHLQNPDPLWPEFSFKHLVWAILQYQRVHPYIEQSRNLAKKQL